A single window of Nicotiana sylvestris chromosome 5, ASM39365v2, whole genome shotgun sequence DNA harbors:
- the LOC138869654 gene encoding uncharacterized protein, protein MPKFDLYDGHGDPIAYLRGFCSKMRGAGGKDELLMAYFSQSLSDTALEWYTYQYHSRWYTWDDLIQAFAHHFQYNIEIVLDSLSLIKIEKKPSESFREYDCRWREQAARVNPLIEESEMVEYFLQALEPTYIGHLILAIGKSFNEVVKVGGMVEERLKSNKIMSYSTIKETTQAIHNGMGGVIGKKKQKGMATVDSGSWKGSERRSNEAQGLTRSGRCFAPEELRKAKTSRDNLVLVKKAVTEEEVDEFLRKMKVQDYSSVEQLRKTPAQISLLSLLIHSDEHHRALMKFFNEAHVPDKISVNHLEKIANKVFKVNMITFSDNEFPMEGTEHNKALYLTVKCEDSMVTRVLVDNGSSANTCPLSTLNKLKVDGERFNKNNIYVRGFDGGGKESVDDIVLELTIGPVEFTMEFQVLDVAVSNNLLLGRPWIHAPKTVSSTFHQMVKFEWDRQEIAVYSEENLCDHSDAFIPFIEAEDDKWPWVYQVFETVAVKKVPERKYAPTPKKSRHPSWWPLKC, encoded by the exons ATgccgaagtttgatttgtatgatgggcacggagaCCCAATAGCCTATTTGaggggattctgtagtaaaatgagaggagctggtgggaaagatgagctgttgatggcatactttagccagagtctgagtgACACGGCATTGGAGTGGTATACTTATCAGTATCACAGCAGATGGTATACTTGGGACGATCTGATCCAAGCATTTGCTcatcatttccaatacaacatcgagattGTTCTAGATAGTTTGTCTCTGattaagattgagaagaagcctagtgaaagtttcagggaatacgattgtcgctggagagaacaagcggcaagagttAACCCCCTGATagaggagagcgaaatggtggagtactttctgcaGGCTCTAGAGCCTACTTACATTGGTCATCTGATATTGGCCATAGGCaagtctttcaacgaggtagtgaaggtgggtggcatggtggaagaaaggcttaaatcaaacaaaatcatgagctactcgaccatcaaagaaactacccaagccattcataATGGTATGGGAGGAGTGATCGGAAAGAAGAAGCAAAAAGGCATGGCAACAGTTGATTCAGGATCGTG gaaaggaagtgaaagaagaagcaatgaggcccagggattaactcgttcagggagatgctttgccccggaagagttaaggaaagctaaaacatctaGAGATAATCTAGTTCTAGTAAAGAAAGCAGTCACTGAAGAAGAGGTGGATGagtttctgagaaaaatgaaggtacaagattattccagcgtggagcagttgagaaagacgcccgctcagatttccttgttgtcattgttaatccattcagatgagcatcatCGGGCACTAATGAAATTTTTtaacgaagctcatgtccccgatAAGATTTCAGTGAATCATTTGGAAAAGATCGCCAATAAAGTATTTAAGGTGAACATGATCACCTTCTCTGATAATGAGTTCCCtatggaaggtactgaacacaacaaagctctctatcttacagtaaaatgtgaagattctatggtcaccagggtgttagttgacaatggttccagtgcaaacacctgccctctctctactctgaacaagttgaaagttgatGGTGAAAGGTTTAACAAGAACAACATCtacgtccgaggttttgatggtggagggaaagaatCGGTTGATGATATAGTGCTTGAATTGACAATAGGAccagtggaattcaccatggagttccaggtactggACGTAGCTGTCTCTAACAATTTGTTGTTAGGtcggccttggatacatgccCCCAAAACAGTCTCGTCCACTTtccaccagatggtcaagttcgaatgggatagacaggaaatcgcCGTGTATAGCGAGGAGAATTTATGTGATCACAGTGATGCCTTCATCCCGTTTATTGAGGCTGAAGATGACAAATggccttgggtctatcaagtttttgaaacagtgGCGGTCAAGAAGGTTCCAGAAAGGAAATATGCTCCAACTCCAAAAAAGTCTCGGCATCCATCATGGTGGcctctgaaatgttga